A stretch of the Pseudorasbora parva isolate DD20220531a chromosome 13, ASM2467924v1, whole genome shotgun sequence genome encodes the following:
- the bbof1a gene encoding basal body-orientation factor 1 isoform X2, with protein MPKKKGSKGKGKGKGKKEGKHESKADRESEIEKFKSNAALWEAKFDITEISRVEYREVTRALAKANEELANQQYRAKKDTDDIITFLKRTDLEKTATIAALEQQLKREKAKTSQEKDLLVAEYMQKIDALEERFKQRSNDFQRMQGELKTIKHFRKIKANLEEDLITMREKIYIADRAHQESLARTEYKFFTARMHLEKEAEQKITQLAERAHHEAIVQLGTASHTVLKENVRLNEALNYHVKEAEELKRTNAALTDKNASLVLLKETNELMRKEGNSQLKSQQNEISELRAKLVTLEQALGIMSEEFKQEREEVERRAMVSAQAKSTDLERLEMLLAVREKELGQVKQLAQSITEQRKELELFFHEALDHVRKQIRKQQQHYRQEAQKAYRWRMNEARAGRLEYPRIRTFSNAPHSTNDVQTDLEEADKWSNLKSSGVDISDLTWEQKERLLNLLFAQLNGQKIRKPAHLPALSTSSSEKIQVY; from the exons ATGCCGAAAAAGAAAGGAAGTAAGGGCAAGGGAAAAGG aaaaggtAAGAAAGAAGGCAAGCATGAGTCCAAAGCTGACAGGGAGTCAGAAATCGAAAAGTTCAAATCAAACGCTGCTTTATGGGAGGCGAAGTTTGATATCACGGAAATTTCGCGTGTTGAGTATCGCGAAGTTACTCGCGCGCTGGCCAAAGCCAACGAGGAGCTCGCGAACCAGCAGTACAGAGCCAAAAAAGACACGGATGATATTATTACTTTTCTGAAAAGGACAGATCTTGAAAAAACAGCAACG ATTGCTGCATTAGAACAGCAACTGAAAAGAGAAAAAGCAAAAACTTCACAAGAGAAAGACCTTTTG GTGGCCGAATACATGCAGAAGATTGATGCTTTAGAAGAGAGGTTTAAGCAGAGGTCAAATGACTTCCAGAGGATGCAAGGCGAGCTCAAAACCATTAAGCATTTTCGCAAAATAAAGGCCAATCTGGAAGAAGACCTGATCACT ATGAGAGAAAAAATTTACATAGCTGACCGTGCACACCAAGAGAGTTTGGCGAGAACAGAGTACAAGTTCTTCACGGCAAGG ATGCACCTTGAGAAGGAAGCAGAGCAGAAGATCACTCAGCTTGCAGAGCGAGCGCATCATGAAGCTATTGT GCAGCTTGGTACAGCATCACATACTGTGTTGAAGGAGAATGTACGATTGAATGAGGCACTGAATTATCATGTGAAAGAGGCGGAGGAACTGAAGAGGACAAATGCAGCCTTGACAGATAAGAATGCTTCACTTGTTCTCTTGAAG GAGACGAATGAACTGATGAGAAAGGAAGGCAATTCCCAGTTAAAGTCCCAACAAAATGAGATCTCTGAGCTAAGAGCAAAATTGGTCACACTTGAGCAAGCTCTGGGCATCATGTCTGAGGAGTTTAAACAGGAGAGAGAAGAGGTGGAAAGGCGTGCCATGGTCAGTGCACAGGCCAAAAGCACAGACCTCGAGAGGTTGGAAATGCTTCTAGCTGTTCGAGAAAAGGAGCTGGGCCAAGTGAAACAGCTGGCACAAAGCATTACGGAACAGCGCAAAGAACTTGAGCTCTTCTTTCACGAAGCTCTTGACCATGTCAGGAAGCAAAtaagaaaacaacaacagcacTACAG ACAGGAGGCTCAGAAGGCCTATCGCTGGAGAATGAATGAGGCACGGGCTGGAAGGTTGGAGTACCCTCGTATACGGACCTTCTCTAATGCTCCACACAGCACCAATGATGTCCAGACTGACCTGGAAGAGGCTGACAAATG GAGCAACTTGAAAAGCTCCGGTGTGGATATTTCTGATCTAACATGGGAGCAGAAAGAGAGACTGCTTAATCTGCTTTTTGCTCAATTGAACGGACAAAAAATAAG